In the Bacillus amyloliquefaciens DSM 7 = ATCC 23350 genome, GCTCGGACACATTTCAATCATGGTGACAGAGCTTTCAAAAGCAGCCGAAGAGCTTCAGATTGATGCTGAAGAAGTGCTGATTCTGAAGCATTTGATTTTAAGCCATCACGGAAAAGCGGAGTGGGGAAGCCCGAAACCGCCGATGGTGAAAGAAGCGGAAATTCTGCACTACATTGACAATCTGGATGCAAAAATGATCATGATGGACAGAGCACTGGAACGGGTGAAACCGGGCGAGTACACAGAGCGTGTATTTGCGCTTGAAAACCGCTCTTTCTACAAACCGACTTTCCATCAATAAGATAAAAAAGGCCGATCCTCTGCGATCGGTCTTTTTTACGTTCAGCTCTCATAACTTGTCTTTATCAAGCATAGCTTAGAATAAAGACTCTGGGTGAAAAAGGGAGGAAAACAACGTGCTATTTTTTCCTTGGTGGGTATACCTCTGCATTATCGGGATTATTTTCAGCGCTTATAAGCTTTTCACGACAGCTAAAGAAGAGGAAAAGCTTGACCAGTCGTTTATTGAAAAAGAAGGAAGAGTGTATATTGAACGGATGGAGCAGGAACGCGAGCGCCGTATGGCGGCGCCCGAAAATGAAAACGGGGATGCAGAAGAGAACTCCAATCATTCCATCGCATAAAAAAACTGTGCGGCTCGCCGAGAGCCCGCACAGTTTTTTTATTTAGATTCAGAAGATGTTGAAGCTGAAGTGTTAAACGTGTCTTTTAAGTCTTTGTCTTCAACTTTTACGTCAGCTTTCTTCATGACTTTTTGAATCGCTGCCTGTACAGCTGAGTTGTCGTTTAGCTTCTGTTTAAGAACTTCTTCTTTCAGTTCTTTTTTCATGTCATCATATTTGCCGCGTTCTTCCGTCTTTTTGATGATATGATAACCGAATTTTGTTTTGACCGGATCGCTGACTTGTCCGACTTTC is a window encoding:
- a CDS encoding sporulation YhaL family protein; the encoded protein is MLFFPWWVYLCIIGIIFSAYKLFTTAKEEEKLDQSFIEKEGRVYIERMEQERERRMAAPENENGDAEENSNHSIA